In Xiphophorus maculatus strain JP 163 A chromosome 15, X_maculatus-5.0-male, whole genome shotgun sequence, the following are encoded in one genomic region:
- the LOC102237490 gene encoding putative nucleotidyltransferase FAM46A, giving the protein MDESVENLAGNSCADAESVGLSVLNWEQVQRLDAILTGSIPIHGRWSFPTLEVKPRDIVNVVRSRMEEKRIHVREVRLNGSAASYVLHEDSGLGWKDLDLIFCADLKGELEFQLVKELVLDSLLDFLPEGVNKEKITPLTLKEAYVQKMVKVCNDSDRWSLISLSNNHGKNVELKFVDSLRRQFEFSVDSFQIRLDSLLLFYECSEHPMAATFHPTIIGESVYGDFPTALDHLRKRLICTRSPEEIRGGGLLKYCHLLVRGFRAASDAEMKLLQRYMCSRFFIDFPDVGEQRRKLESYLQNHFVDLEERKYDYLATLYDVVRESTVCLMGHERRQTLSLISSLALRVLAEQNAILNAANVTCFYQPAPYVSDGNFSNYYVAQVQPIYSCPLSPSQQYFTPLQHSWYATWMPCN; this is encoded by the exons ATGGACGAAAGCGTTGAGAACTTAGCTGGCAACAGCTGCGCGGACGCGGAGAGCGTCGGCCTCAGCGTGCTCAACTGGGAGCAAGTGCAGCGGCTGGACGCAATCCTGACGGGCTCAATACCCATCCACGGCCGGTGGAGCTTCCCCACTCTGGAGGTGAAGCCGCGGGACATCGTTAATGTTGTCCGTAGCCGCATGGAAGAGAAGAGGATACACGTCCGGGAGGTGCGCCTGAACGGATCCGCGGCCAGCTACGTCTTGCATGAGGATAGCGGTCTGGGATGGAAAGATTTGGACTTAATATTCTGCGCGGACCTGAAGGGAGAGTTGGAGTTTCAGTTAGTAAAAGAATTGGTCCTGGACTCTCTTCTGGACTTTCTGCCTGAAGGGGTAAATAAAGAGAAGATCACACCTCTGACCTTAAAG GAAGCTTATGTTCAGAAGATGGTGAAGGTTTGCAATGACTCAGACCGCTGGAGTCTTATCTCGCTCTCCAACAACCACGGCAAAAACGTGGAGCTGAAGTTCGTTGACTCTCTCCGCCGGCAGTTTGAGTTCAGCGTGGACTCCTTCCAGATCCGCCTGgactccctcctcctcttctacGAGTGCTCCGAACACCCCATGGCCGCCACCTTCCATCCGACGATCATCGGCGAGAGCGTCTACGGAGATTTCCCCACCGCACTCGATCACCTGCGGAAGCGGCTCATCTGCACCCGGAGCCCCGAGGAGATCCGGGGTGGCGGTCTCCTCAAgtactgccacctgctggtgcgAGGTTTCCGCGCAGCGTCCGACGCGGAGATGAAACTGCTGCAGCGGTACATGTGCTCCCGCTTCTTCATAGATTTCCCCGATGTGGGTGAGCAGCGGAGGAAGCTGGAGTCCTACTTGCAGAACCACTTTGTGgacctggaggagaggaagtATGACTATTTGGCCACGCTGTATGACGTGGTCAGGGAGAGTACGGTGTGCTTGATGGGACACGAGAGGCGCCAGACGCTCAGCCTCATCTCGTCGCTGGCACTTCGAGTCCTGGCTGAGCAGAACGCCATTCTCAACGCTGCCAATGTAACCTGCTTCTACCAGCCGGCTCCTTATGTGTCAGATGGCAACTTCAGCAACTACTATGTAGCGCAGGTTCAGCCGATCTACTCTTGTCCACTTTCACCTTCCCAGCAGTACTTTACTCCTTTGCAACATTCCTGGTATGCCACCTGGATGCCCTGTAACTAA